In Sulfurisphaera javensis, a single genomic region encodes these proteins:
- a CDS encoding AAA family ATPase, with translation MKFEVKNVGPIVHANLEFKDKVVIVGQNSSGKTTLASLFYFVIYPFQLDPNSFLQLIQSLKVDENAITLVNEHTITVNVNKIINDNREAFTSALNKNLKTVIDSSMINENSEISTDKFVYKIGKNELEVVGNGEVSLHYDYVKKEGDKITLVHRALNMELKVTNTQQVTFNELVLEAISKFFISDWYPAVFLSTERVAIPHLLPLIYYGTFSVTNVKPFKPQILDPLRWDMSGEYEVLGHKVVIKYDLLGHLEILVYKDGKELGKGVASGIYQYVFIKAFSTKSNMRSLIIEEPELNLHPDAQIEVAKEIAKFNKKLFITTHSEWISMVLAYLLRSEVKVYEIVNGVTEERTIDENGLLETLKTIIPVETESVEKMIEGKFL, from the coding sequence ATGAAATTTGAGGTTAAAAACGTAGGTCCGATAGTTCACGCTAATTTAGAATTCAAGGATAAGGTTGTAATTGTCGGGCAAAACTCATCTGGGAAAACTACATTAGCCTCTTTATTTTACTTCGTGATTTACCCCTTTCAACTCGATCCTAATTCATTTTTACAACTTATCCAGAGCTTGAAAGTGGATGAAAATGCTATTACCTTAGTTAACGAGCACACAATAACTGTTAATGTTAACAAAATCATAAATGATAATAGAGAGGCGTTCACGTCAGCATTAAACAAAAACCTCAAAACAGTAATTGATAGTTCAATGATCAATGAAAACTCTGAAATATCAACTGATAAATTCGTATACAAAATAGGAAAGAATGAACTTGAAGTAGTTGGTAATGGGGAAGTTTCTTTACACTATGATTATGTTAAAAAAGAAGGAGATAAGATTACTCTAGTTCACAGGGCGCTAAATATGGAACTTAAAGTTACTAACACACAGCAAGTAACATTCAATGAGCTAGTTTTGGAGGCTATTTCAAAATTTTTCATAAGTGACTGGTATCCTGCAGTTTTCTTAAGTACTGAACGTGTTGCAATACCTCATTTACTTCCACTTATATACTATGGCACCTTTTCAGTCACTAACGTTAAGCCGTTTAAGCCTCAAATATTAGACCCTTTAAGATGGGATATGAGTGGAGAATATGAGGTGTTAGGTCATAAAGTAGTCATAAAATATGATTTACTTGGTCATCTGGAGATTTTAGTATACAAAGATGGTAAAGAGCTTGGTAAAGGGGTTGCTAGTGGAATATACCAATACGTGTTTATTAAAGCCTTCTCTACAAAGAGTAATATGAGAAGTTTAATAATCGAGGAACCAGAGTTAAATCTACACCCAGATGCACAAATTGAGGTAGCTAAAGAGATTGCTAAATTTAATAAGAAACTCTTCATAACCACTCATTCAGAATGGATTTCCATGGTTTTGGCTTATTTATTAAGATCTGAAGTGAAAGTTTATGAGATTGTGAATGGAGTTACAGAGGAAAGGACTATTGATGAAAATGGCCTTTTAGAAACGCTGAAGACAATTATACCAGTTGAAACGGAAAGTGTGGAAAAGATGATTGAAGGAAAGTTTTTGTGA
- a CDS encoding AAA family ATPase — MKLIVHKLGPLKETEIEINTPITILFGRSNTGKSYVLKALYSLLSFLDKSNEERIIDSILGNINFLENKMLEIDFATHIRTVIDFLRNSLVGESNVELYLNGKRSEDLIKELGEKIRKIDFKEETYEEKDIYSSFPQPQRVSVKLRDGKLLLNKATTQASYSLISFLANSVRNYLSDVVLPIIEKKAKDLFEIPSVRYLNYGRFVALYGNLDDPYFSSSSYWIKNGKNLVKQGKINSEIEKLFNLSIKIKKEELTINGYSPAHSSASLVELSSLFLAVADGEGGLLLIEEPETQLDVYSQIKIGVILYLLSKRFKIVFSTHSEILLLTMAMLSRFSECAKDVLISRIKELVDIENLDNLDHVDVNFYFFDKGKVEKRSAKEILANAEIFTDLNNKLLDSITELVLAWEEKCQQR, encoded by the coding sequence ATGAAACTTATAGTTCATAAACTTGGTCCTTTAAAAGAGACTGAAATTGAGATTAATACACCAATTACTATCCTATTTGGAAGATCTAATACAGGGAAATCTTACGTTTTAAAGGCTTTATACTCACTACTTAGCTTTCTTGATAAAAGTAATGAAGAAAGGATAATTGACTCTATCTTAGGTAATATTAATTTTCTTGAAAATAAAATGTTAGAAATAGATTTTGCTACTCACATCAGAACAGTTATTGATTTTCTAAGGAATAGTTTGGTTGGAGAATCTAATGTTGAATTGTATTTAAACGGAAAAAGAAGCGAGGATTTGATAAAAGAATTGGGAGAAAAAATAAGAAAAATTGATTTTAAAGAGGAAACTTATGAAGAGAAGGATATATACTCATCTTTTCCTCAACCACAGAGAGTCAGTGTGAAATTACGCGATGGAAAGCTTTTGTTAAACAAAGCGACAACGCAAGCGAGCTATTCCTTAATAAGTTTTCTTGCAAATAGCGTTAGAAACTACTTGTCAGATGTAGTACTTCCTATTATAGAGAAAAAAGCCAAAGATTTATTTGAAATTCCTAGTGTAAGGTATTTAAATTATGGTAGATTTGTAGCATTGTATGGTAATTTAGATGACCCTTATTTCAGTAGTTCTTCATATTGGATAAAGAATGGTAAGAATCTAGTAAAGCAAGGTAAAATAAATAGTGAGATTGAAAAACTTTTCAATTTATCTATCAAGATTAAGAAAGAAGAACTTACTATAAATGGGTATTCTCCAGCTCATTCATCTGCAAGTCTTGTTGAATTAAGCTCATTATTCTTAGCTGTAGCTGATGGTGAAGGAGGATTACTGCTTATTGAAGAACCAGAGACGCAGTTAGATGTTTATTCACAAATAAAAATTGGAGTTATACTTTACTTACTTTCAAAAAGATTTAAGATCGTATTTTCCACTCATAGTGAAATACTATTACTTACAATGGCTATGTTATCAAGATTTTCAGAATGTGCAAAAGACGTTCTTATATCAAGGATAAAGGAACTTGTAGATATTGAAAATTTGGACAATTTAGATCATGTAGATGTTAACTTTTACTTCTTTGACAAAGGAAAAGTAGAAAAACGTAGTGCTAAAGAAATATTAGCTAATGCTGAAATCTTTACTGATTTAAATAATAAGTTACTTGATAGTATAACGGAATTAGTATTAGCGTGGGAAGAAAAATGCCAACAGAGATAG